The Microbacter sp. GSS18 genome has a segment encoding these proteins:
- a CDS encoding caspase family protein gives MTTENPAPAGATRGGFSLTPTQLADMRGHVIHMKDGRLSETSTATPRTIEEFATTADDVRSLVADDLRRFVEDRPGVRVPVVIWAHGGLVDKEAGFTTAFEQIAWWKANGVYPIHMVWESGLMSSISGAIARRTVGARGFFDVTDSIIEVAARLFGGRAIWEEMKLDAAAASLPGGGGDVLIDALRDLIATDQVDISLHAVGHSAGSIFHSHFVSKALGGANPRIREFETVTFLAPAVRVDTFESKLLPLARRQAIKELSIFTMDDEHEQDDNVVGAYRKSLLYLVSRSFEPERGAAILGMEKHLSAAGNTVRYLNAGSERLVYGPITGGPRTSSSSTSHGGFDNDPPTMESVARRITGTDSVTAFTPLVRGGRAVTPMPLPAAAPAAARGGAPARTALCIGIDAYPSDPLSGAVADARDWADWLSGAGFDTELLVDAAATRDMILARMLDAVATAKAGDTVVIQYAGHGTFVEDLDGDEDDVEAFGAYDEALCPVDFRDGRLVIDDDLAPIWDVIPVGVAVTLLFDCCHSGTASRGLPSRADTPQPTSGRHARFVRLDGPTIDRYQAQRSVFRGDQVFAAARTAVLDAEPGRAANLTKNRPEVARREVLVSACKPNEVAWETGGHGVFTQAALQVLTATPGATAKEFLAAVLDKLGTDRDQTPVLTGDAELIVLPLLGGAAVAPAPAAPAAPAAAREAGLDARTAAVVSILRATADLVEAGGS, from the coding sequence ATGACCACTGAGAACCCGGCGCCCGCGGGCGCCACCCGCGGCGGCTTCTCGCTGACGCCGACCCAGCTGGCGGACATGCGCGGGCACGTGATCCATATGAAGGACGGCCGGCTCTCCGAGACGTCCACGGCCACGCCTCGCACGATCGAGGAGTTCGCCACCACGGCCGACGACGTGCGCAGCCTCGTCGCGGACGACCTGCGCCGATTCGTCGAGGATCGCCCCGGCGTGCGCGTCCCCGTCGTCATCTGGGCGCACGGCGGACTGGTCGACAAAGAGGCCGGCTTCACGACCGCGTTCGAGCAGATCGCGTGGTGGAAGGCGAACGGGGTCTACCCGATCCACATGGTGTGGGAGAGCGGCCTGATGTCCTCGATCTCGGGCGCGATCGCGCGGCGCACCGTGGGTGCGCGCGGCTTCTTCGACGTCACCGACAGCATCATCGAGGTCGCCGCGCGGCTGTTCGGCGGCCGCGCCATCTGGGAGGAGATGAAGCTCGACGCCGCCGCGGCCTCGCTCCCCGGCGGAGGCGGCGACGTGCTCATCGACGCCCTGCGCGACCTCATCGCCACCGACCAGGTCGACATCTCGCTGCACGCCGTGGGCCACAGCGCCGGGTCGATCTTCCACTCGCACTTCGTCTCGAAGGCCCTCGGCGGCGCGAACCCGCGCATCCGGGAGTTCGAGACGGTGACGTTCCTCGCCCCGGCGGTGCGCGTCGACACGTTCGAGTCGAAGCTGCTGCCGCTCGCGCGCCGGCAGGCGATCAAGGAGCTGTCGATCTTCACGATGGACGACGAGCACGAGCAGGACGACAACGTCGTCGGGGCGTACCGCAAATCGCTGCTGTACCTGGTTTCGCGTTCCTTCGAGCCCGAGCGGGGCGCGGCGATCCTCGGCATGGAGAAGCACCTGAGCGCGGCGGGGAACACGGTCCGATACCTCAACGCCGGCAGCGAGCGGCTCGTGTACGGCCCCATCACGGGCGGCCCCCGCACGAGCTCGAGCTCGACGTCGCACGGCGGGTTCGACAACGACCCGCCCACGATGGAATCCGTCGCCCGTCGCATCACCGGCACGGACAGCGTGACGGCCTTCACGCCGCTCGTGCGCGGCGGACGCGCCGTGACCCCGATGCCCCTGCCGGCGGCGGCGCCCGCCGCGGCGCGCGGCGGCGCCCCCGCCCGCACGGCCCTGTGCATCGGCATCGACGCGTACCCGTCCGACCCGCTGTCGGGCGCGGTCGCGGACGCACGCGACTGGGCCGACTGGCTCTCGGGCGCCGGCTTCGACACCGAGCTGCTGGTCGACGCGGCGGCGACGCGCGACATGATCCTCGCGCGCATGCTGGACGCCGTCGCCACCGCCAAGGCCGGCGACACCGTCGTCATCCAGTACGCCGGCCACGGCACGTTCGTCGAGGACCTCGACGGCGACGAGGACGACGTCGAGGCGTTCGGCGCATACGACGAGGCGCTGTGCCCGGTGGACTTCCGCGACGGCAGACTCGTGATCGACGACGACCTCGCCCCGATCTGGGACGTCATCCCGGTGGGCGTCGCCGTCACCCTGCTGTTCGACTGCTGCCACTCCGGCACGGCCAGCCGCGGCCTGCCCTCGCGCGCCGACACGCCGCAGCCGACGTCCGGACGCCACGCCCGCTTCGTGCGGCTGGACGGCCCGACGATCGACCGCTACCAGGCGCAGCGCTCGGTGTTCCGCGGCGACCAGGTGTTCGCCGCGGCGCGGACGGCTGTGCTCGACGCCGAGCCCGGTCGCGCGGCGAACCTCACCAAGAACCGCCCCGAGGTGGCGCGACGCGAGGTGCTGGTCAGCGCGTGCAAGCCGAACGAGGTCGCGTGGGAGACCGGCGGGCACGGCGTGTTCACGCAGGCCGCCCTGCAGGTGCTCACGGCGACTCCGGGCGCCACCGCGAAGGAGTTCCTGGCCGCGGTCCTCGACAAGCTCGGCACCGATCGCGACCAGACGCCGGTGCTCACCGGCGACGCGGAGCTGATCGTCCTGCCGCTGCTGGGCGGCGCCGCGGTCGCGCCGGCTCCGGCTGCGCCGGCGGCGCCCGCCGCGGCGCGCGAAGCCGGTCTGGACGCGCGGACCGCGGCGGTGGTGTCGATCCTGCGGGCGACGGCCGACCTGGTCGAGGCGGGGGGCTCCTGA
- a CDS encoding urea amidolyase family protein has translation MRILPFGATALLAEVPTLGDVLALHAALAASRPDGVVDLVPAARTVLVRVDPEVCALAAAKAWIERAEGADAAATATESRAIDIDVAYDGADLADTAALLGLSADELVARHTSAAWRVAFTGFAPGFGYLVSDDWPFDVPRLASPRTRVPAGSVGVAGEFSGAYPRDTPGGWRLLGTTAARLFDPDADAPALLTPGDAVRFRAVRSVSAGVSASAVPPASAEAAASALPPASAETGDLAGTGGAAQDSPVPGGADAADAADAGPRDTAAAGIRVVEAGLLATLQDLGRPGAASIGVAASGALDRASLRLANRLVGNPESAACIEVTMGGLRAVATADAWAAVTGAWGPVTLAGRPVDPGRAFRWGAGEELWIGWFAQGARAYLAVRGGWDGPVVLGSRATDLMAGLGPRPLAAGSEVAFAHVPAQTPPAADIAPWTPPDAEIVVELAPGPRSGWFTPDARHVLYDAVWTVSGQADRVGIRLDGPELERIRDGEVPSEGMVPGALQVPPSGRPTVLMADGPVTGGYPVIAVATDAGIDAFGQARPGTRVRFRHARVPA, from the coding sequence ATGCGCATCCTTCCCTTCGGCGCGACGGCGCTGCTGGCCGAGGTCCCGACGCTCGGCGACGTGCTCGCGCTGCACGCCGCGCTCGCCGCATCCCGCCCCGACGGCGTGGTCGACCTGGTGCCCGCTGCCCGGACGGTGCTCGTCCGCGTCGACCCGGAGGTGTGCGCGCTCGCAGCCGCGAAGGCGTGGATCGAGCGAGCGGAGGGGGCGGATGCCGCGGCCACGGCGACCGAGTCCCGCGCGATCGACATCGACGTGGCCTACGACGGGGCCGACCTCGCCGACACGGCGGCGCTGCTGGGGCTGTCGGCGGACGAGCTCGTCGCGCGGCACACGAGCGCGGCGTGGAGGGTCGCGTTCACCGGATTCGCCCCGGGGTTCGGCTACCTCGTGAGCGACGACTGGCCCTTCGACGTCCCGCGCCTGGCGTCGCCGCGCACGCGCGTGCCGGCGGGGTCGGTGGGCGTGGCCGGCGAGTTCAGCGGCGCGTATCCGCGCGACACTCCGGGCGGCTGGCGTCTGCTCGGCACCACCGCCGCCCGCCTGTTCGACCCCGATGCGGATGCCCCCGCGCTGCTGACTCCGGGCGACGCCGTGCGGTTCCGGGCGGTGCGGTCCGTGTCCGCCGGGGTGTCGGCATCCGCCGTCCCACCCGCCTCCGCGGAGGCCGCGGCGTCCGCCCTTCCGCCCGCCTCCGCGGAGACAGGAGATCTCGCGGGGACAGGAGGTGCGGCGCAGGATTCTCCTGTACCCGGGGGAGCGGATGCGGCTGATGCGGCGGATGCCGGGCCGCGCGACACCGCCGCGGCGGGCATCCGCGTCGTCGAGGCGGGGCTGCTGGCGACGCTGCAGGACCTCGGGCGGCCGGGGGCCGCCTCGATCGGTGTCGCGGCGTCCGGAGCGCTCGACCGGGCCTCGCTGCGGCTGGCGAACCGGCTCGTGGGCAACCCCGAGAGCGCGGCATGCATCGAGGTCACGATGGGCGGGTTGCGGGCGGTCGCGACGGCGGATGCGTGGGCCGCCGTCACCGGCGCGTGGGGGCCGGTGACGCTGGCGGGCCGTCCGGTCGACCCCGGCCGCGCCTTCCGGTGGGGGGCGGGCGAGGAGCTCTGGATCGGCTGGTTCGCGCAGGGCGCGCGCGCCTACCTCGCCGTGCGCGGCGGATGGGACGGGCCGGTCGTGCTCGGCTCGCGCGCGACCGATCTCATGGCGGGGCTCGGCCCGCGGCCGCTCGCCGCGGGCTCCGAGGTCGCGTTCGCACACGTGCCGGCGCAGACCCCTCCCGCGGCCGACATCGCCCCGTGGACGCCTCCGGATGCCGAGATCGTGGTGGAGCTGGCCCCGGGTCCGCGCTCGGGCTGGTTCACGCCTGACGCGCGCCACGTGCTCTACGACGCCGTCTGGACCGTGTCGGGGCAGGCCGACCGGGTCGGCATCCGCCTCGACGGCCCCGAGCTCGAGCGTATCCGGGACGGCGAGGTGCCGAGCGAGGGCATGGTGCCCGGCGCCCTGCAGGTCCCGCCCAGCGGCCGGCCCACGGTGCTCATGGCCGACGGTCCCGTGACGGGCGGCTACCCGGTCATCGCGGTGGCGACCGATGCCGGCATCGACGCGTTCGGGCAGGCGCGGCCCGGCACGCGCGTGCGGTTCCGCCACGCGCGCGTGCCGGCCTGA
- a CDS encoding LamB/YcsF family protein, whose translation MATIDLNADLGETVEGVPTADDEAMFAVVSSASVACGGHAGDAASVRDAVVRAARHRVAIGAHPSYPDRANFGRTAMSLPPAVLRASFHEQVARLHEAGADIRYVKPHGALYNTIVADAEQAAVVADAVAELSERLGRALPLLGLGGEVARAAAERGLPFVQEAFLDRGYRADGTLVPRSEAGALLEDPAEVAERAVSLAVTGTVIAVDGATIEVQARSLCVHGDTPAAVAMARSVREALAAAGVDVRAPW comes from the coding sequence ATGGCCACGATCGATCTTAACGCCGACCTCGGCGAGACGGTCGAGGGCGTGCCGACGGCCGACGACGAGGCGATGTTCGCCGTCGTCTCGAGCGCGAGCGTCGCGTGCGGCGGGCACGCCGGCGACGCGGCGTCGGTGCGCGACGCGGTCGTGCGTGCGGCGCGGCATCGCGTCGCGATCGGCGCGCATCCCTCCTACCCCGACCGGGCGAACTTCGGGCGCACGGCCATGAGCCTGCCGCCCGCCGTGCTGCGGGCGAGCTTCCACGAGCAGGTCGCGCGCCTGCACGAGGCGGGCGCGGACATCCGCTACGTCAAGCCGCACGGCGCGCTCTACAACACGATCGTGGCGGATGCCGAGCAGGCGGCCGTCGTCGCCGACGCGGTCGCCGAGCTCTCGGAGCGGCTCGGCCGCGCGCTGCCGCTGCTGGGCCTCGGCGGCGAGGTCGCCCGCGCCGCCGCCGAGCGCGGGCTGCCGTTCGTGCAGGAGGCCTTCCTCGACCGGGGCTACCGGGCCGACGGCACGCTCGTGCCCCGCTCCGAGGCGGGCGCCCTGCTCGAGGACCCGGCCGAGGTCGCCGAGCGCGCGGTGTCGCTCGCGGTCACGGGAACCGTGATCGCCGTCGACGGCGCCACGATCGAGGTGCAGGCGCGGTCGCTCTGCGTGCACGGCGACACCCCGGCTGCCGTCGCGATGGCGCGGTCGGTGCGCGAGGCGCTCGCCGCGGCCGGCGTCGACGTGCGGGCGCCGTGGTGA
- a CDS encoding fused MFS/spermidine synthase, whose translation MARARHDADAPQARLSDGTIARVVPGRYAGGWELDVDGTPQSHVDLDDPTHLHFEYVARMGAVIDRLRMPGQPLTAVHLGAGALTIPRYIEHTRPGSRQQVVEIEQPLVDLVREHLPLPRGASIRMRIGDARDVLSRLPAGLVGNVDLLVSDVYSGAQTPAHLTTLEFYTAAARMLAPDGVLLVNVADGAGLAFARRQVATVRVVLEHVIVLAEVQTLKGRRFGNLVVAASPAPLPTAWLPRIMAAGPHPAKVAQGAELDEFVRGARVSTDADATASPKPAASVFDR comes from the coding sequence ATGGCGCGGGCACGACACGACGCCGACGCACCGCAGGCGCGGCTGTCGGACGGGACGATCGCGCGCGTCGTCCCCGGCCGGTACGCCGGCGGCTGGGAGCTCGACGTCGACGGCACTCCCCAGTCGCACGTCGACCTCGACGACCCGACCCACCTGCACTTCGAATACGTCGCGCGCATGGGCGCGGTGATCGACCGCCTCCGGATGCCGGGCCAGCCGCTCACCGCCGTGCATCTCGGCGCCGGGGCGCTGACGATCCCGCGGTACATCGAGCACACCCGGCCGGGATCGCGTCAGCAGGTCGTCGAGATCGAGCAGCCCCTCGTGGACCTGGTGCGCGAGCACCTTCCGCTGCCGCGCGGCGCATCGATCCGCATGCGCATCGGCGACGCACGCGACGTCCTCTCGCGGCTGCCCGCGGGGCTCGTCGGGAACGTCGACCTGCTCGTGTCCGACGTCTACAGCGGCGCCCAGACGCCCGCGCACCTGACGACGCTGGAGTTCTACACGGCGGCGGCGCGGATGCTTGCCCCCGACGGCGTCCTTCTCGTCAACGTCGCCGACGGGGCGGGGCTCGCCTTCGCACGTCGGCAGGTCGCGACCGTGCGCGTCGTGCTCGAGCACGTCATCGTCCTCGCCGAGGTGCAGACGCTCAAGGGCCGGCGCTTCGGGAACCTGGTCGTCGCGGCGTCCCCCGCGCCGCTTCCCACCGCGTGGCTGCCGCGCATCATGGCCGCCGGCCCCCACCCCGCCAAGGTCGCCCAGGGGGCCGAGCTGGACGAGTTCGTCCGGGGCGCGCGCGTGAGCACGGACGCCGATGCGACGGCGTCCCCGAAGCCTGCGGCATCCGTCTTCGACCGCTGA
- a CDS encoding tetratricopeptide repeat protein, which yields MSYILGYDPDTLREKVDPRRCSERLAEIGEQRSLPALLERVWLLKVLDRLDEAIVLSDQSVRVARMAGTRKDLLRARILHASVQQWRGAYAAAVQELTMCAEEAEGQEWSGIAAFAYQHRGKAYFDTEDYDLARSDFKRALFLRQDAGATGEQLESTLLAVDAAERRQAAAAVAS from the coding sequence GTGAGCTACATCCTCGGGTACGACCCCGACACACTGCGCGAGAAGGTCGACCCGCGCCGGTGCTCGGAGCGCCTCGCGGAGATCGGCGAGCAGCGGAGCCTCCCCGCGCTGCTCGAGCGCGTGTGGCTGCTGAAGGTCCTGGACCGCCTCGACGAGGCCATCGTCCTGTCGGACCAGTCGGTGCGTGTCGCCAGAATGGCCGGCACCCGCAAGGACCTGCTGCGGGCCCGCATCCTGCACGCGTCGGTGCAGCAGTGGCGCGGCGCGTACGCGGCCGCCGTCCAGGAGCTCACGATGTGCGCGGAAGAGGCCGAGGGCCAGGAGTGGTCGGGGATCGCGGCTTTCGCGTACCAGCACCGGGGGAAGGCGTACTTCGACACCGAGGACTACGATCTTGCCCGATCGGACTTCAAGCGCGCGCTGTTCCTGAGACAGGATGCCGGCGCGACCGGCGAGCAGCTCGAGTCCACGCTCCTCGCCGTCGACGCCGCCGAGCGCCGCCAGGCCGCCGCCGCGGTCGCGAGCTGA
- a CDS encoding SprT-like domain-containing protein: MSELRDVRRWAEALITLHLDASWTFAFDNAKRRAGLCDYTRKRISVSRYLAARYDDDTNHQTLLHEVAHALAGAGAGHGPQWKAQARELGYVGGTTHHGETATELAPWVGVCPGGHVAYRHRRVTRATSCAKCAPHFDERYLFSWTRREITPATRLAALTPR, encoded by the coding sequence ATGTCGGAACTGCGCGATGTCCGCCGCTGGGCGGAGGCCCTCATCACACTCCACCTCGATGCGTCGTGGACCTTCGCGTTCGACAACGCCAAGCGACGCGCGGGCCTGTGCGACTACACGCGCAAGCGCATCAGCGTGTCGCGCTACCTCGCGGCGCGCTACGACGACGACACGAACCACCAGACGCTGCTGCACGAGGTCGCGCACGCGCTGGCAGGCGCCGGCGCCGGGCACGGGCCGCAGTGGAAGGCGCAGGCGCGGGAGCTCGGCTACGTCGGCGGCACCACCCACCACGGCGAGACCGCGACCGAGCTGGCCCCGTGGGTCGGCGTGTGCCCGGGCGGCCATGTCGCGTACCGGCATCGGCGCGTCACGCGCGCGACCTCGTGCGCGAAGTGCGCGCCCCACTTCGACGAGCGCTACCTGTTCTCGTGGACCCGCCGTGAGATCACGCCCGCGACGCGCCTGGCCGCACTGACCCCGCGCTGA
- a CDS encoding 2-phosphosulfolactate phosphatase, producing the protein MPDHISSPYDQQRYQVRHEWGVIGLGRLAPADVVVVVDVLRYSTAVTGAVAAGERVLLDDDAHAVSLNGAPIVGRAAETAGLVMLGCLRNASAVAQAIADEQDRRGERTSVAVIAAGERIGSDVHAPVRFAVEDLLGAGAVIDALAEHGIDHTSPEAAAAGESFRGLGGSMRHLIAASGSGQELIGLGEQDDVLHATEVDVDVTVPVLDAGYFRAL; encoded by the coding sequence ATGCCCGACCATATCTCGAGCCCGTACGACCAGCAGCGATACCAGGTCCGCCACGAATGGGGTGTGATCGGCCTCGGCCGCCTCGCGCCCGCCGACGTGGTGGTGGTCGTGGACGTGCTGCGGTACTCGACCGCGGTGACCGGTGCGGTGGCTGCGGGGGAGCGCGTGCTGCTGGATGACGACGCGCACGCGGTGTCGCTCAACGGTGCACCCATCGTCGGACGGGCCGCCGAGACCGCCGGACTGGTCATGCTCGGGTGCCTGCGCAATGCGTCGGCCGTCGCGCAGGCGATCGCCGACGAGCAGGACCGTCGCGGCGAGCGCACCAGTGTCGCGGTGATCGCGGCCGGCGAGCGCATCGGCTCGGACGTGCACGCGCCGGTCCGCTTCGCCGTCGAGGACCTGCTCGGCGCCGGGGCCGTCATCGACGCCCTCGCCGAACACGGCATCGATCACACCTCGCCCGAGGCCGCCGCCGCGGGGGAGTCCTTCCGCGGGCTCGGTGGCTCGATGCGTCACCTGATCGCCGCGAGCGGATCGGGACAGGAGCTCATCGGACTCGGCGAGCAGGACGACGTGCTGCACGCCACCGAGGTCGACGTCGACGTGACGGTTCCCGTCCTCGACGCCGGCTACTTCCGCGCCCTCTGA
- a CDS encoding hemerythrin domain-containing protein: MPAEAMPPTGGPPPDGVKTCDASGMAMIHRVFRVGFGEGPDLVGRVAAGDTAHAEAVAAQLNMLSVGLHAHHEGEDERLWGPLEQRAPSCAEHVGRMKQQHAEMLTHLHALDAALPAWRATATGPEAVLQALDGINAALAVHLPDEEENIVPVMETTITEREAQWFSEHGRKATPKGQTWNMIGTLLRAQPDPDATLREDFPAPFRLVWRVIGKPRYEKNRVVLEGRRP; this comes from the coding sequence ATGCCCGCAGAAGCCATGCCGCCCACGGGCGGGCCGCCGCCCGACGGCGTGAAGACGTGCGACGCCAGCGGCATGGCCATGATCCACCGGGTCTTTCGCGTCGGGTTCGGCGAAGGCCCGGACCTCGTCGGGCGCGTCGCCGCGGGCGACACCGCACACGCCGAAGCCGTCGCCGCGCAGCTGAACATGCTGTCGGTGGGCCTCCACGCCCACCATGAGGGCGAGGATGAGCGGCTGTGGGGTCCGCTCGAACAGCGGGCGCCGAGCTGCGCCGAGCACGTCGGGCGCATGAAGCAGCAGCACGCCGAGATGCTGACGCACCTGCACGCGCTGGACGCCGCGCTGCCGGCATGGCGAGCCACCGCGACCGGACCCGAGGCCGTGCTGCAGGCGCTCGACGGCATCAACGCGGCCCTCGCGGTGCACCTGCCCGACGAAGAGGAGAACATCGTGCCGGTGATGGAGACGACCATCACCGAGAGGGAGGCGCAGTGGTTCTCGGAGCACGGGCGCAAGGCCACGCCGAAGGGTCAGACCTGGAACATGATCGGGACGCTCCTGCGCGCGCAGCCCGATCCCGATGCGACGCTGCGGGAGGACTTCCCCGCACCGTTCCGGCTCGTCTGGCGTGTGATCGGCAAGCCCCGATACGAGAAGAACCGTGTGGTGCTCGAGGGGCGCCGACCCTGA
- a CDS encoding nitrilase-related carbon-nitrogen hydrolase, producing MTTVRAAISQTTWTGDKESMLDKHEGFVRDAAAQGAQVMCFQELFYGPYFGITQDKKYYRFAEPADGPIVQRFADVAKELGVVMVLPIYEEQQTGVYYNTSVLVDADGTVLGQYRKNHIPHVEKFWEKFYFRPGNMGYPVFESAVGKIGMYICYDRHFPEGWRELGLNGAHMVFNPNATKPGLSNRLWEIEGPAAAVANGYYVLQPNRVGLEDNEYGDDAVFFYGNSQVIDPRGNFVGDIGSSEHEELLVRDLDLDLVQQMRDDWQFYRDRRPDTYGDIVAP from the coding sequence ATGACGACAGTACGTGCAGCGATATCGCAGACCACGTGGACCGGCGACAAGGAGTCCATGCTCGACAAGCATGAGGGCTTCGTCCGGGACGCCGCCGCCCAGGGCGCTCAGGTGATGTGCTTCCAGGAGCTCTTCTACGGGCCGTACTTCGGGATCACGCAGGACAAGAAGTACTACCGCTTCGCCGAGCCGGCCGACGGCCCCATCGTGCAGCGCTTCGCGGATGTCGCGAAGGAGCTCGGGGTCGTGATGGTGCTCCCCATCTACGAGGAGCAGCAGACCGGCGTGTACTACAACACCTCGGTCCTCGTCGACGCCGACGGGACCGTGCTCGGCCAATACCGCAAGAACCACATCCCGCACGTCGAGAAGTTCTGGGAGAAGTTCTACTTCCGCCCGGGCAACATGGGCTACCCCGTGTTCGAGTCGGCCGTCGGCAAGATCGGCATGTACATCTGCTACGACCGGCACTTCCCCGAGGGATGGCGCGAGCTCGGGCTCAACGGCGCGCACATGGTGTTCAACCCGAACGCGACCAAGCCCGGCCTGTCCAACCGCCTGTGGGAGATCGAGGGCCCGGCCGCAGCTGTGGCGAACGGCTACTACGTGCTCCAGCCGAACCGCGTGGGTCTCGAGGACAACGAGTACGGCGACGACGCGGTGTTCTTCTACGGCAACAGCCAGGTGATCGACCCCCGCGGCAACTTCGTCGGCGACATCGGCTCGAGCGAGCACGAGGAGCTGCTCGTGCGCGATCTCGACCTCGACCTGGTGCAGCAGATGCGCGACGACTGGCAGTTCTACCGCGATCGCCGCCCCGACACCTACGGCGACATCGTCGCCCCCTGA